A DNA window from Jaculus jaculus isolate mJacJac1 chromosome 1, mJacJac1.mat.Y.cur, whole genome shotgun sequence contains the following coding sequences:
- the Mtarc2 gene encoding mitochondrial amidoxime reducing component 2 yields the protein MGSGSSALARLGLPGSRLPAQPRPAWLGVAALGLAALALGAAAWHRRRSRRPRRLQQVGTVSKLWIYPIKSCKGVSVSSAECTAMGLRRGRVRDRFWLVIKEDGHTVTARQEPRLVLVSITLENDCLSLTAPGMGQLVVPIKLPSSNKIHDCRIFGLDIKGRDCGNEAAQWFTDYLKTEPYRLVQFETSMKGRTAKKIFPSETYLQNYQVAYPDCSPLLIHTEASLADLNTRMEKKITMEYFRPNIVVTGCDAFEEDSWDELLIGDVEMKKVLYCPRCILTTVDPDTGIIDRKEPLETLKSYRLCDPSERHIYKASPLFGVYYSVEKTGTLRVGDPVYRMVE from the exons ATGGGCTCGGGCTCGTCCGCGCTGGCCCGCCTCGGCCTCCCGGGCTCCCGGCTCCCCGCGCAGCCCCGGCCCGCCTGGCTCGGGGTCGCCGCGCTGGGACTGGCCGCGCTGGCGCTGGGGGCGGCGGCCTGGCACCGGAGGCGGTCCCGGAGGCCGCGGCGGCTGCAGCAGGTGGGCACCGTGTCGAAGCTGTGGATCTACCCGATCAAGTCCTGCAAGGGGGTGTCGGTGAGCTCGGCCGAGTGCACGGCCATGGGGCTGCGCCGCGGCCGGGTGCGCGACAG GTTTTGGCTGGTGATTAAGGAAGATGGGCACACAGTCACTGCCCGGCAGGAGCCTCGCCTTGTGCTGGTCTCCATCACCTTGGAGAACGACTGTCTGAGCCTCACGGCCCCAGGCATGGGTCAGCTGGTCGTGCCCATCAAGCTGCCTTCTTCCAACAAGATCCACGACTGCAG GATATTTGGCCTGGACATTAAAGGCAGAGACTGCGGCAATGAGGCAGCACAGTGGTTCACCGACTACCTGAAAACAGAGCCGTACAGGCTGGTTCAGTTTGAAACATCCATGAAGGGAAGAACAGCAAAGAAAATTTTCCCTTCTGAAACATACCTTCAGAATTACCAG GTGGCCTACCCAGACTGCAGCCCCCTCCTGATCCACACCGAGGCCTCACTGGCAGATCTCAACACCCGGATGGAGAAGAAAATTACAATGGAGTACTTCAGGCCAAACATCGTGGTGACCGGCTGTGACGCTTTTGAGGAG GACAGCTGGGATGAACTCCTCATCGGGGATGTGGAAATGAAAAAGGTGTTGTATTGCCCCAG GTGCATTTTGACCACGGTGGACCCTGACACTGGAATTATAGACAGGAAAGAGCCACTGGAGACCCTGAAGAG CTACCGCCTATGTGATCCTTCTGAGCGACATATATACAAGGCGTCCCCGCTTTTTGGGGTCTATTATTCAGTGGAAAAAACTGGAACCCTGAGAGTTGGCGACCCTGTATATCGGATGGTGGAGTGA